Within uncultured Methanoregula sp., the genomic segment AGAACATAACGATTACCTGCACCTGCGGCTCGTTTGAGATTTATGCAGACCCGATGCTCGAGAAAGTATTTTTCAACCTCTTTGATAATGCTGTCCGGCACGGGGAGCATGTCACGGCTATTACGATCCGTTGCGAAACAGCTGCCGACGAACTGACCATTTTTGTTGAAGACAACGGCGTGGGAATCCCCCTCGATGAGAAACCCAAGCTCTTCCGGAAAGGCTATGGCAAGAACACGGGGTTCGGCCTCTTCCTCGCCCGGGAAATCCTCGCCATTACCGGCATCTCCATCAACGAAACCGGGACGCACGGCAAGGGAGCCCGGTTCGAGATTGCCGTGCCGAAGAATGCATATCGTCCGGCCTCCTGATAGAGGGAAGCCGGACGTTTAGGGTTCACTCTTTTACAATCCCCGTGAGCCTGCCCCGGAACTGGCTCATATAGAGCTCGTAATAGAATCCTTTTTTCGCCATGAGTTCGGTGTGTTTCCCGCGCTCGACGATCTCTCCCTCGTCGATGACAAGAATCTGGTCGGCATGCCGGATCGTGGAGAGACGATGGGCGATGATGAACGAGGTCTTGTCCTTCTGGAGAGAGAGAAGTCCTTCCTGGATCAGCTTCTCCGTCCGGGTGTCCACGTTGCTCGTGGCTTCATCGAGGATGAGCATCCGGGGGTTTGAGACTATGGCCCGGGCGATCGTGAGCATCTGCCGCTGGCCCTGCGAGAGGTTTGTCCCGCCATCGACGAGGAGGGTATCATAGCCTTTTGGCTGCTGGAGAATGAAGTCGTGGGCATTTGCCTGCCGGGCAGCCTGTATGCATTCCCCGTCGGTCGCCCCCTCCCGGGCGTACTTCAGGTTCGCCATGATCGTATCGGAGAAGAGGAACGGCTCCTGCAGAACCTGGGCGATCTGGATACGAAGCGTATCCTGCTGCACCGATCTCACGTCTTTTCCGTCAACGCGGATAGCGCCGCTGCTGATATCATAGTACCGGGTCAGGATGTTGATGATGGTGCTCTTGCCGGCGCCGGTGGGTCCGCAGAGGCCAAAGACCTGCCCGGGCCCCGCATGGAACGAGTTGTTGCTCAGCACCCGGCGCCCTTCGATATAGGAGAAGTCCACGTGTTCGAAGATGACGTCCCCGGTAACAGCCGGCATGGCCGGCGCCTCGGCTGCATCGGCCACGGTCGGTTTCTCATCCATGACCTCGAAAACCCGGGACGCTCCCACGATCGCGTTGAGGATCTGGGCGTAGACCGAGAAGATGGTAGTAAAGGCGTTGAGAAGAGCAAACGAGAACCCGATAAACGTGATGAGCGTGCCGATCTCGGCCATACCGTTCATCACCATCAGGCCGCCGACCACGAGGAGCATGACGATAAGGACCGTGGTGAAGATGGTGGAGACCTGCTGGGTGATGAGCGCCGAGAACTGGGCTTTTTCGCCAATTCCTGCAACGTTCCGGCTCAGTTTCTCAAACCGCCGTGAGGCTTCCCTCTGCTGCCGGCAGGAGATGATCGTCTTGGCTCCCGAAAGCCACTCCTCGCAAAAGCCGTTCAGGTCGCTCGTCTTTTCCTGGAGGAGGGAAAACGCCGGCCCGGAGGTTTTGGTGAGCAGCCACGATACCCAGACAAGGGCAAGGACCACGATGTAGGAAAGAACCGTGAATGCCGGGTTGATCCAGAGCATGATGATGCTCGTGATCGCGATCGTCATCACGGCCTGCCCGGTCTGGAGCGCTCCTATGCTGATGAACTGCTCGATGACCTGGGTGTCGTTGGTGACCCGGCTCATCAGTTCGCCGATCGGCCTGCGGTCGAAAAAGTCCAGGGAAAGGGTCTGGATGTGGCTGAAGAGCTCGGTCCGGAGGGTAAACAGCGCCCCCTGCGAGATATCGGCAAGCAGTTTCTGGGAGATACTCCCCGAGACCCAGATGATGACGCTCCCGGCAAGAAGCCAGAAGACTACCCGCAGCAGGGGTTCCACCGGGCCCGGCCCGGCCGAGATGATGTTGGTTGCCGAACCCATCAGGATGGAAAAGACCGCTTCCATAAAGGCAAAAACAGCCATGAGGAAGATTACGATGGCGAGTTTCAGCCGGTGGGGTGCGAGGTACTGCAGCAGGCGCCGGACCGTCGGGGCCACAGGAGGGAGGGAATCTCCCCCGGCAGGTTCCGGTAAAACGGTCATGATACCTCACCGCCAAGGATGCCCCGGCCAAGCTGCGAATCGTAGATCTCACGGTATTGCGGGCTCGACCTGAGGAGCTGCTCGTGGGTGCCGGAGGCGGCGATCTTCCCGTCTTCGAGAAGGATTATCCGGTCGGCGGCAATCACGGTGCTGATCCGCTGTGCCACGAGGAACTTGGTCGCGGAGGCAAACCGCTGGCCGATCTTATCCTGGATTCGCGCCTCGGTTGCCACATCACAGGCACTGGTGCTGTCATCAAGGATCAGGATGGCCGGTTTTGCCGCGAGTGTCCGGGCGATGGCAAGCCGCTGGCGCTGGCCACCGGAGAAGTTGGCCCCATGACGGGAAACCGCATCATCATACCGGAGGGGGATGTTCGCAATGAAGCCCGCGGCATCGGCATCTTCAGCCGCAGCAGTCATGTTCCCGTCCGTCCGGTCATCGGTCGCAAAGAGAAGGTTCTCGCGGATGGTGCCAAAGAAGAGGTTCGGCTGCTGGAGGCAGATGGCAACCGTGCGACGCAGCGTATCCTGGGGGATCTGCCGGATATCGGTACCGTCAATCGTGATACTCCCGCTGGTCACATCGTAAAACCGGGGGATGAGGTGGACGAGCGTTGACTTGCCGGAACCGGTGGAGCCGAGAAATCCTATCGTCTCTCCCGGCTCTGCAGTAAAACTGATGTCGCGAAGCACGAGCGGACCCGGATTCCCGTCCGGACCACGGTACCCGAACGAGACATGGTCAAAGATAACCCGACCCCTGGCTGATGCAGGGTCGAAAGCAGCCGGGTTTTCCGGATCCCGGACATCGGCCGGGGTGTCAAGGAGCTCGAAGATCCGTCCGAGCGACGGGCGGGCCGCGGAAATGGCCGGGAGCACGGTCCCGAGGATCATGAACGGCATGATCAGGAGGAAGAGGTACTGCATGGACGCAATGACCTCGCCGACAGAGAAACCGGCTCCCGAAAGAACCTTCATTCCCCCAAGGTAGAAGATCGCAGCAAGGGCGAGGTTCACCACGAGCAGCATGGTCGGGATCAGGAAGGCGATGCTGGTCTGGGCCCGGAGGGAGGCGGTCCGGACCGAACCGGCTACCGCAGCGAACCGCTCGTTCTCGAGGCGCTGGCGGACAAATGCCTTGATAACGCGGACACCTGCCATGTTCTCCTGCAGGGCCGAACCCATTTCGTCGTATTTCTTCTGCCTCACGGCAAAGACCGGCAGGACAAACCAGAGATAAACAACAAGGAGAATGGAAAAGACAACGAGAAGGAGGATCATCAGCCCGAACAGGGAGGGGGAGTTGATAGAAATAAGGATGACAGTGATGATGAGCATGACCGGCACGAGCGGGAGGTTGAGGATTCCCTGCTGGATGGCAATTTTTACATTCTGGATATCGTTGGTCAGCCGCACGAGCAGGTCGCTCGGGCGCATCCGGTCGAGATTGCCAAACGACAGGTCCTGGATATGGTTGTACGCCTCTGTCCTGAGGTAATGGGCAGTCCGTTCTGAGAATTTGACGGCAATGAGGGTGTTGGCGATCTGGCAGGCTGCGGCAATAACGGTGAGGACGAGCATGTACCCCCCGTACCGGATGACCATGCCCAGGTCATCATTGATAATGCCATTATTGATCAGGGTCTGGGAGAGAGCCGGGATTGCCAGGGTGCCGATCGCCCCGCCGATGGTGAGCAGGAGGGAGAGAATGAGCAGGTTCCGGTAATCCTTCCACAGGCCAAAGAGCCGTAACAGAGTATTCATGTTCTTATCCGTGCCTCCGAAAAACCGTACCTGAATGATGCCTTCGCGCCATCTTATATATTGCGAAACAACGGCCAAAGGGAAATCCCGGGTAAAAGCATGACATTTCTTTCCCGCAGGCGTCCTCTTCGTGCACCCTGCAGGATCATCCGAATGTTGCGGCCAGCGTGTGGGGTCCAAGGATGTTTGTCACGGTATAACTGATGGTTGCCCCGGTGGTTGAACCGGAATAAACGGTCCCGCCGTCAAGGGTTATGGTCTTCACCGATTTGTTGGATTTGGGGACAAAGGAAACGGTGAGGCTGGAACCGGCGGTTACGCCGACGGTCTGTGGGTTGGTCAGCGTTGAAGGAGGTGAGAGGGATGCATCTCCCAGACCATTGGGAGTCCAGGAGATGGTGACCGAGTAGGGGAGGGGGGTTGGCGAAGCAGTCGGTGTCGGAGAAATGGTAGAGGTTGAAGTTGCAGTAGCAGTTGGGGTTGTTGTTGTCGTACCCTGAGATGGTGAGAATTCGTACTGGCTGATGAGCGAATGGGTTGTGGCATCGACCATCCTGACGGTAAAGGTTGAGAACGGCAGGGTATTCTGGAGCGTGGCGGAGGGATCGTCAGTTACGGCAAAACCGGTGCCCGTGTAGTAAATATATACAGTATCCCCGGGCCGGAAGGGTGTGATGGCAGGATCGAAGGCAACGAGGTTCGATCCCGACGGGGTATCGATGTAGAATATCGCCACGTACGGGGAAGGGGGATTGTTGCTGAAAGACACCTCATCCCCGTTCCGGTGGAAAACAGCTATGGACTGGTGCCCGGAACTATTTGCGATACTGTAGGCCGGGACAAGATAAGCCGATCTCTGCACGTTGGGAATGACACCCATGAACATGACGATGATGACTATGGCAATCCCGACAACAAGCGCGACCATCAGGATCTCGTCCAGCACTTCCGACAGTCCCGTCTCGCTTCGGTTCACCACGATTCCTCATACCACAATCAGCACATTTTTATTAAAGCGTGCCGATGGAAAACCCGACAGGAGAACCTCATGCCGCAGGGAAGAGGGAAAAGAACTGTATGAGCTGTATCAGGTGCCGGGCGCTGCCGGCGGCATGGCAACCACCCATGCCCGGTTCTTCATGTTCTCAGGGAAATAATGGGCATCGAACCACATGGCGTCGAACTCCCCGTAATTGAAATACGTGACGCCGTCAACACGGTCATCGTGGCTGTCCACGGAATCGGCAAAGATTACCACATCGTCCCAGCCGTTTGCAGTGCCCCGGGTATCATAGCCGGTTACCACCACCCAGTGGCCACCCCAGTCCATCCATTCCACCATCGTGGGGATTCCGTTCCTGAGATTCTCGCGAAGCATGGCACCTGTGCCGTTCGTTCCCCAGGTGGCGTTCCAGCCGTGACGATTGAACCATCCGGCGATCTGTGCAGGATTTATTCCGGTGGTTTCGGATACGGTGGGGTTCATCTCCCGGGCAAGGAGTTCCTCTTCCGCATCCGTATTGCCTACGGGTTTCCCGTAATACGACATGACCGTCATAGATGCTACCGCCCCACAGCTGTAGTTGGTCACCTGCTGCCGGTAACTTTTCAGCGGGATGACCGTGAGGTGATCGTTGGATTTCAGGGTATCGAAATCAATGCCGGTATAGTAGTTTGGCCCAGGAAGTGTGGTGTCGAGACCATATTTGATCTCTGCCGGAGAAGGTGCCGGGGAGAGATGCGTAAAGGCCAGGCTGATGGCAAGTGCCATGGCCGGAATGACAAGACAGATGGTGAGAATCAGGTAAAGCCGCCGCATACACTACAAATCCCGTAAGTATCAGACTTTGGGATGCATGCTGATAAATATCCTGCTGGTTTTTCCGGGGGGATACCCTCACCGGATCGGAGACCCGCTCAGCACGAGCCACGCGAGGCCGAGCAGGATGAGGATGATGACCGCAATCATGATCCAGAGATACGGGATCCCTGTTTTGGATCGCTTCTTTGCATTGTGGCGTGAATCCGGGAGATATCCTCCACCGGTCACCGAGACACCACCCCCTTTGCCATAATTTACGCTGACTGACGGGGTGGGCTTCCGGTTCCAGCTGATGAGGCCGGTACAGTTATGGTTGGGCGGAAGCCGGCAGTCCGGGCAGAACGATCCCCCGCAGTGCTGGCAGGTGAACGGCAGGGCGCACTCGGTGCCGCAGTTTTCGCAGCGCGACATGATCTTCGTGAGGCGTCCCGGCATATAGCCTTCCCGTTCCTGACAGGCAAGGGGGCGGGCAAAAATGTTACTATCTTCCGGCACGTTTATACCGGTATGGAAAAAGAAGTCCGCTGGGTGTTTGCCGCGATGATCGTGCTCGCCATTCTCCTCCTCTGCTGGTATTTTGCAGTCCGGACAGGATCAGGCGCAGGGCCGGGCGTCTGCAGCGTACAGCCGAACAGTACCTGCGGCGGATATTGACGCGGGATCTCAAAGGGTCAGGCAGTATTTGGAAATCCCCGGATCGCACCCATTATAGCCATTTGCACCGGACATATGTGAACATGGGGCAGTATCTCAGGGGGGATGTCCTCCTCGCTTCCGTAGCTCTCGATGATCGGCAGGGGGCAAAGACCCGCCCGGTGGTCGTAGTATCTGCTACGGGATCCGGCGAACTCCGGGTCTGCCCGGTCAGCAGCAAGCCGCCAACCGATGCTCCCTGCCTGCCGCTCTCGATCGATGATTTCGCCACCGGGGGGCTCGATCTCTTTACCGAGAGTTACGTGATGACTTCGCGGGTCGTGACGCTCAGGACGAACGAGGTGATCGGAAAGAAGGGCCGGCTCATGACAGAGTTTCTTGAGGAGATCGTCCGCCAGGGGCCGGCCCCGGTTGAGCAGGGCACAAAAGGCGTGTCCAGGAAAAAATCCGGCCGGTTTTCCCGTTGATTTGCAGGCGTTGCCTTTTTTAATTAGGCTCATCGTGTATCAGTATCCTTATCATTTCCCTGTGACAACGATGGAAGGATGGATATTGCACAGGCAATTCGTGAGATCGAACTGCAGCTCGGACGGGTATCCCCGGTCCAGAAATTCCTGCTCGGGACCGACGGTTCCGTCACGCAGCTCCTCGAATCCATAACCGGCAAAAAAGTGGTCATCAGGACACTTGTCCAGACCGTTATCAGGGCCGATCCAGCCATGGCAGAGAACTTGAGCATCCTGCCCGGGGATCCGGTCAATTACCGGATCGTGGAGATCATGACCGAAGGAGACGGGGAGGTCCTGATCTATGCTACGTCCCACACCCCCATCGACCGGCTCTCCCCCGGGTTCAAAGACGACCTGATGAAAGCGGATATCCCCATTGGCAGGATCATCAGCCGGCATCATATCGAGGCACGCCGTGAGATCCTTTCCGCCTGCGTCACTCCTGCCACAGAAGAGACCGGCAGGGTATTTTCCATATGCAAGAATGAGCCGGTCCTCTCCCGGCAGTACCGGATCATCCACGCGGAAAAACCCCTCATCTTTATCGAGGAGCAGTTCCCGTACAACCGCTTCCTCGACACGCGCCGGGTTGTCATCAGGACACCGTCCCGAATCCACGTTTCCTTAATCGATATGCACGGGGGATCCGGCCGGGTGGACGGCGGGATCGGCATCACCCTCGACGAACCCGGGATCCTTCTCGAGGCGGAACTCTCCCCGGTCCTTGCCGTGAACGGCGGGGATCCGGCACTGCAGGACCGCATTGGCAGGGTTGCATCGGAGGTTCTGCAGAAACTCGGCGCCGGGGGAAGCGTGGCGATCACGGTCCGGAACTATTACCCGTCCCATGTCGGCCTCGGGAGTGGGTCGCAGGTTGCCCTCGCCGTGGCCCGGGCGATCAGCGAGCTCCACGGCCGCCATCTCCCGGTAAAAGAGCTGGCCCGGCTCGTGGGCCGGGGCGGGACATCGGGGATCGGGACAGCGGCGTTCGAGTACGGGGGATTCATCATCGATGGCGGGCACCACTTCGGGGAGGGAGGGGAGAAGACGGATTTCCGGCCCTCCTCGGCTTCGCGGGATGTCAGTCCACCGCCGGTTATTGCCCGCCACGATTTCCCTTCGGACTGGCGCATCCTCCTCGCGATTCCCGATGTGCCGGCAGGGGCAAGCGGGAAGAAAGAGACAGACATTTTCAAAAACCACTGCCCGGTCCCGCTTGCCGAGGTGCGGGAGCTCTCCCACGAGATCCTTATGCGGATGCTGCCGGGGATAGCCGGCAGGGATCTCGGCCTCTTCGGCTCGTCCATCAATGCCATCCAGCACCTCGGGTTCAAGAAAGTGGAACTTGGCTTCCAGCCCCCGCAGGTGACCGGGCTGCTTGGCGTGTTGCGGGACGCAGGAGCTGCCGGTGCCGGCCTGAGCTCGTTTGGCCCGACCGTGTATGCAGTCGGGGATACCGGCATGAGTACAATCGAACAGGCTGCCCGGTCGTACATGAAAGAGTCCGGCGGTGGCACTGCCCTCATCACTTCGGCCCGGAACAGCGGGGCAGACGTCAGGGTTGCCTGAATCAGAAAATCCGACCGGTTATTTCCCGATTTTTAAGAGCATCTCTTCTAAGGAGGGATACCGGGACTCGATCTTCTCTACTTTCCCCCCGGCTTCGGCAATGAGCCCGGTGGATTCGTTGAGTTCCGCCATATCCTCTGCATCGGTGACATAGAGACCCTCTTCCTGCCGGTAAGTCTTGGAGTGCCCGAGCAGTTTCCCGGGATCGGCGATAGAGAAAAAGATCGTGTACGTGATCGAGCCGAACTGCTCGCGGAGCTCGTGCATATTCCCGAACGCCACCACCTTCCCGCGCCGGAGGATCATCACCTTGTCGCAGATTGCTTCCACCTGGTAGAGATTATGGGCCGAGAGGACGATCGTCTTGTTTTCCGTTTTGAGCCTGCGGAGATAATCGGCAATGAACCGCGAGGTCATCGGGTCGAGCCCGCTCGTTGCCTCGTCGTAGACCAGGAACTCCGGGTCGTGGATCAGCGATCGTGCGATCGCTACCTTGCGCTTCATGCCCTTGCTGAATTCCCCGATCTTCTTGCCACCCGTCTCAAGGGAGAGAGCGGCGAAGAGCTGGTTCGTGCGGACGCGGATCTCCTGAGGGGGGAGGCCATAGATCTCGCCGAAGAACG encodes:
- a CDS encoding ABC transporter ATP-binding protein, with protein sequence MTVLPEPAGGDSLPPVAPTVRRLLQYLAPHRLKLAIVIFLMAVFAFMEAVFSILMGSATNIISAGPGPVEPLLRVVFWLLAGSVIIWVSGSISQKLLADISQGALFTLRTELFSHIQTLSLDFFDRRPIGELMSRVTNDTQVIEQFISIGALQTGQAVMTIAITSIIMLWINPAFTVLSYIVVLALVWVSWLLTKTSGPAFSLLQEKTSDLNGFCEEWLSGAKTIISCRQQREASRRFEKLSRNVAGIGEKAQFSALITQQVSTIFTTVLIVMLLVVGGLMVMNGMAEIGTLITFIGFSFALLNAFTTIFSVYAQILNAIVGASRVFEVMDEKPTVADAAEAPAMPAVTGDVIFEHVDFSYIEGRRVLSNNSFHAGPGQVFGLCGPTGAGKSTIINILTRYYDISSGAIRVDGKDVRSVQQDTLRIQIAQVLQEPFLFSDTIMANLKYAREGATDGECIQAARQANAHDFILQQPKGYDTLLVDGGTNLSQGQRQMLTIARAIVSNPRMLILDEATSNVDTRTEKLIQEGLLSLQKDKTSFIIAHRLSTIRHADQILVIDEGEIVERGKHTELMAKKGFYYELYMSQFRGRLTGIVKE
- a CDS encoding ABC transporter ATP-binding protein → MNTLLRLFGLWKDYRNLLILSLLLTIGGAIGTLAIPALSQTLINNGIINDDLGMVIRYGGYMLVLTVIAAACQIANTLIAVKFSERTAHYLRTEAYNHIQDLSFGNLDRMRPSDLLVRLTNDIQNVKIAIQQGILNLPLVPVMLIITVILISINSPSLFGLMILLLVVFSILLVVYLWFVLPVFAVRQKKYDEMGSALQENMAGVRVIKAFVRQRLENERFAAVAGSVRTASLRAQTSIAFLIPTMLLVVNLALAAIFYLGGMKVLSGAGFSVGEVIASMQYLFLLIMPFMILGTVLPAISAARPSLGRIFELLDTPADVRDPENPAAFDPASARGRVIFDHVSFGYRGPDGNPGPLVLRDISFTAEPGETIGFLGSTGSGKSTLVHLIPRFYDVTSGSITIDGTDIRQIPQDTLRRTVAICLQQPNLFFGTIRENLLFATDDRTDGNMTAAAEDADAAGFIANIPLRYDDAVSRHGANFSGGQRQRLAIARTLAAKPAILILDDSTSACDVATEARIQDKIGQRFASATKFLVAQRISTVIAADRIILLEDGKIAASGTHEQLLRSSPQYREIYDSQLGRGILGGEVS
- a CDS encoding C39 family peptidase → MRRLYLILTICLVIPAMALAISLAFTHLSPAPSPAEIKYGLDTTLPGPNYYTGIDFDTLKSNDHLTVIPLKSYRQQVTNYSCGAVASMTVMSYYGKPVGNTDAEEELLAREMNPTVSETTGINPAQIAGWFNRHGWNATWGTNGTGAMLRENLRNGIPTMVEWMDWGGHWVVVTGYDTRGTANGWDDVVIFADSVDSHDDRVDGVTYFNYGEFDAMWFDAHYFPENMKNRAWVVAMPPAAPGT
- a CDS encoding AN1-type zinc finger protein; protein product: MPEDSNIFARPLACQEREGYMPGRLTKIMSRCENCGTECALPFTCQHCGGSFCPDCRLPPNHNCTGLISWNRKPTPSVSVNYGKGGGVSVTGGGYLPDSRHNAKKRSKTGIPYLWIMIAVIILILLGLAWLVLSGSPIR
- a CDS encoding type II toxin-antitoxin system PemK/MazF family toxin, with the translated sequence MGQYLRGDVLLASVALDDRQGAKTRPVVVVSATGSGELRVCPVSSKPPTDAPCLPLSIDDFATGGLDLFTESYVMTSRVVTLRTNEVIGKKGRLMTEFLEEIVRQGPAPVEQGTKGVSRKKSGRFSR
- a CDS encoding beta-ribofuranosylaminobenzene 5'-phosphate synthase, with product MDIAQAIREIELQLGRVSPVQKFLLGTDGSVTQLLESITGKKVVIRTLVQTVIRADPAMAENLSILPGDPVNYRIVEIMTEGDGEVLIYATSHTPIDRLSPGFKDDLMKADIPIGRIISRHHIEARREILSACVTPATEETGRVFSICKNEPVLSRQYRIIHAEKPLIFIEEQFPYNRFLDTRRVVIRTPSRIHVSLIDMHGGSGRVDGGIGITLDEPGILLEAELSPVLAVNGGDPALQDRIGRVASEVLQKLGAGGSVAITVRNYYPSHVGLGSGSQVALAVARAISELHGRHLPVKELARLVGRGGTSGIGTAAFEYGGFIIDGGHHFGEGGEKTDFRPSSASRDVSPPPVIARHDFPSDWRILLAIPDVPAGASGKKETDIFKNHCPVPLAEVRELSHEILMRMLPGIAGRDLGLFGSSINAIQHLGFKKVELGFQPPQVTGLLGVLRDAGAAGAGLSSFGPTVYAVGDTGMSTIEQAARSYMKESGGGTALITSARNSGADVRVA
- a CDS encoding ABC transporter ATP-binding protein, whose amino-acid sequence is MITARNLTKNYDGFVALDNVSFGFEDGEIFGIIGHNGAGKTTLLKIISGLVTPTAGELFINDTDVIKNPVALKEHLGYLPEESRLYETMTAEDYLTFFGEIYGLPPQEIRVRTNQLFAALSLETGGKKIGEFSKGMKRKVAIARSLIHDPEFLVYDEATSGLDPMTSRFIADYLRRLKTENKTIVLSAHNLYQVEAICDKVMILRRGKVVAFGNMHELREQFGSITYTIFFSIADPGKLLGHSKTYRQEEGLYVTDAEDMAELNESTGLIAEAGGKVEKIESRYPSLEEMLLKIGK